One window from the genome of Paraneptunicella aestuarii encodes:
- a CDS encoding glycosyltransferase, producing MKTMTFGHVVMTRFSYRQNRVDYQHQSGDQFSPRDPLNPELLDFRFVLFEAACLPNVLGQTNQNFDWVFIIDPELPAKYRQRLEKLISKRERTYLYEFNHGDNLGSLEWLEQYIPDDLDYVLTTNLDDDDILPLNFVEKIQSHVKELGENAPSIKMLGIKSTFQWDLYSSSKYPFGTWAPWHRTKYFKSTGYSMLCNASIRRLTVFSLHHSHGDIWYAHGSEEQNAQIARDTWGVSDSAPFMFRQNLLSKFQEKLEKTNAPGGDDWKSLQAADLHYDFSKDGLFAIHLNHFVNDQGTRLFELKSKDTPVVPEQFFPDDIRIDWNVIKQHGDRFRLSWERYKIYLSEIKLYQKRLRLNWWQSIIQFVGWTTRLTWWFLRH from the coding sequence ATGAAAACAATGACTTTTGGTCACGTCGTGATGACGAGATTTTCTTACAGACAGAATCGCGTAGACTATCAACACCAGTCTGGTGATCAGTTTTCACCACGAGACCCACTCAATCCAGAATTGCTTGATTTTCGATTCGTGTTGTTTGAGGCCGCGTGTTTGCCTAATGTTCTGGGGCAAACCAACCAAAATTTTGACTGGGTATTTATTATTGACCCTGAGCTCCCGGCTAAGTATCGCCAAAGGCTGGAAAAACTCATTTCCAAGAGAGAAAGAACATATCTTTACGAATTTAACCATGGCGATAATTTGGGGAGCCTGGAGTGGCTAGAGCAGTACATTCCTGACGATCTTGACTACGTTTTGACAACAAATCTCGACGATGATGACATTTTACCTCTCAATTTTGTTGAAAAAATTCAATCGCATGTCAAAGAACTTGGTGAAAATGCTCCTTCAATCAAGATGTTAGGCATAAAGTCGACCTTTCAATGGGATTTGTACTCTTCTTCCAAATATCCTTTTGGAACCTGGGCTCCGTGGCATCGTACCAAGTATTTCAAATCCACTGGTTATTCAATGTTGTGCAATGCTTCCATTCGTCGATTGACGGTGTTTTCGCTGCACCATTCTCATGGAGATATTTGGTATGCACATGGCAGTGAAGAACAAAATGCACAAATTGCGCGGGATACTTGGGGTGTCTCAGATAGCGCTCCTTTCATGTTCAGACAGAACCTTCTCTCTAAGTTTCAGGAAAAGCTCGAGAAGACCAATGCTCCTGGTGGGGATGATTGGAAATCTCTTCAGGCAGCAGATTTGCACTACGATTTCAGTAAGGATGGCCTTTTCGCGATTCATTTAAATCATTTTGTAAATGATCAGGGAACCCGGTTATTCGAGCTCAAATCGAAAGATACACCTGTCGTTCCAGAGCAGTTTTTTCCAGATGATATACGTATTGATTGGAATGTTATTAAACAACACGGTGACCGTTTCAGGTTATCGTGGGAACGATACAAAATATACTTATCTGAAATCAAACTATACCAGAAGCGCTTAAGGCTAAATTGGTGGCAGAGCATCATTCAATTTGTGGGTTGGACTACAAGACTGACATGGTGGTTTTTACGACACTAA